In Pelosinus sp. UFO1, one genomic interval encodes:
- a CDS encoding GNAT family N-acetyltransferase, which translates to MECSDRIAEFDGNRLSLKFLPWDTKFFRRPSYLLDIADSVFDFSTGSSDNWGYHLDNSFITVKLNEDANSKKMLDKLQSFGFRYIGTELVLQNLWESKATISEQEETYPGVKFIEIEKNENLPYKNLGSLFEYSRFHLEQNIHNDWADEFWSDYLQSIQLDGNKKMFAATYLGEIAGIIFVQQTLAKATLFFVAILEKYRCLNIGSKLIAYSIRMLNSENIVTEVYAGNVRALNFYLRNGFRKVTCSRIVLHRWS; encoded by the coding sequence ATGGAATGCAGTGATCGAATTGCCGAATTTGATGGCAACCGTCTATCTTTAAAATTTCTTCCTTGGGATACAAAGTTTTTTAGGAGGCCATCGTATCTCTTAGATATAGCAGATTCAGTATTCGACTTTTCAACCGGTTCGTCAGACAATTGGGGTTATCACTTAGATAATAGCTTTATCACGGTGAAATTGAATGAAGATGCTAATTCAAAAAAAATGCTGGACAAACTTCAAAGTTTTGGGTTCCGGTACATAGGTACGGAACTGGTGTTGCAGAATTTATGGGAAAGTAAAGCAACAATATCAGAGCAGGAAGAAACATATCCTGGAGTCAAATTTATTGAAATAGAAAAAAATGAAAATCTGCCGTATAAAAATTTGGGCAGCTTATTTGAATATTCCCGGTTTCATTTAGAGCAAAATATTCACAATGATTGGGCAGATGAATTTTGGTCTGACTATTTACAATCTATTCAGCTAGATGGGAATAAAAAGATGTTTGCTGCCACGTATCTTGGAGAAATTGCAGGTATAATATTTGTACAACAGACACTTGCTAAAGCGACACTATTTTTTGTAGCTATATTGGAAAAGTATCGTTGTTTGAATATTGGTTCAAAACTGATAGCTTATAGCATAAGAATGCTTAATTCTGAAAATATTGTGACAGAAGTATATGCTGGTAATGTTCGTGCGCTGAATTTCTATTTACGCAATGGATTTAGAAAGGTTACATGCAGCCGAATTGTATTGCATAGGTGG
- a CDS encoding DegT/DnrJ/EryC1/StrS aminotransferase family protein produces the protein MWKIPLFDLSFDEKEKNAVLEVLDSKWLSTGPKTAEFESKFAQYLGDGDTRCCAVANGTAALHMALLMAGVQSGDEVIISGLTFVADLNVTVLTGAVPIIADCKSLDDWNVSVKDIEAKISPRTKAMIVVHYAGYPCDMQEIMDLAERHNIVVIEDAAHAIGAEYQGRKCGAIADIGCFSFFSNKNLATGEGGMVVCKTEELDKKARSLRSHGMTSMTIQRHSGTVISYDVLEPGLNYRFDEIRAALGLVQLEKLDTSNAKRGALVAKYIETLQILKNVVIPWNDGYEHGKSSFHIFPILLPADVDRIEVVKQIQQKGIQTSIHYPAFSQFTYYHDKLNCHVPIAEEISKRVLTLPLYPGMEFDDVELIVSSLGEILNGMQ, from the coding sequence ATGTGGAAGATACCACTGTTTGATCTGTCGTTTGATGAAAAAGAAAAAAATGCAGTACTTGAAGTGCTGGATAGTAAATGGCTTTCTACGGGACCAAAAACCGCTGAGTTTGAGTCTAAGTTTGCGCAGTATTTAGGTGACGGGGATACAAGGTGCTGCGCTGTTGCCAATGGTACTGCCGCTTTGCACATGGCACTCCTGATGGCAGGTGTTCAGTCTGGGGATGAAGTAATTATTTCTGGTTTGACTTTTGTTGCTGACTTAAATGTTACTGTTCTTACCGGAGCCGTGCCGATAATAGCTGATTGCAAATCTTTGGATGATTGGAATGTCTCCGTTAAGGATATCGAGGCAAAAATTTCTCCTCGAACTAAAGCCATGATTGTCGTACATTACGCTGGCTATCCTTGCGATATGCAGGAAATTATGGATTTGGCCGAGAGGCATAATATTGTTGTAATAGAAGATGCGGCTCATGCAATTGGGGCCGAATATCAAGGAAGAAAGTGTGGTGCCATTGCAGATATTGGTTGCTTTAGTTTTTTCTCCAACAAAAACTTGGCTACTGGTGAAGGCGGAATGGTTGTTTGTAAAACGGAAGAACTTGATAAAAAGGCTAGATCGCTACGGTCACATGGAATGACTTCTATGACGATTCAGCGGCACAGTGGCACCGTTATTTCCTATGATGTTTTGGAGCCGGGTTTAAATTATCGTTTTGATGAGATACGAGCTGCACTTGGTCTCGTGCAGTTAGAGAAACTTGATACAAGCAATGCAAAAAGGGGCGCACTGGTTGCGAAATATATTGAGACTCTACAGATACTAAAAAATGTGGTTATTCCTTGGAACGATGGTTATGAACACGGTAAGTCGTCGTTTCATATATTCCCCATTTTACTACCAGCCGACGTGGACCGTATAGAGGTTGTCAAACAGATACAGCAAAAGGGTATTCAAACAAGCATTCATTATCCTGCTTTTTCTCAGTTTACGTACTATCATGACAAATTAAATTGTCATGTTCCTATTGCTGAGGAAATATCCAAAAGAGTACTGACATTGCCGTTATATCCTGGAATGGAATTTGATGATGTCGAACTTATTGTGTCTTCTTTAGGAGAAATACTAAATGGAATGCAGTGA